A window of Perognathus longimembris pacificus isolate PPM17 chromosome 6, ASM2315922v1, whole genome shotgun sequence contains these coding sequences:
- the LOC125352438 gene encoding proline-rich protein 2-like, whose translation MVEGLGELRVPGGVGARGGGGGGGRRTSAEAQPGRERGKTASLQPRRRTVPSQRPVPSQRPGSASSPAARGGTQRPGVPRGAGVRPVPDAHGPGCHLSPRESSTSRRARAPHAVRLRPGRVGSHQARPRRGPCGSARPDTPAPRGPQGDHSPDTPAPRGPQGDHSPDTPAPRGPQGDHSPDTPAPRGPQGDHSPDTPAPRGPQGDHSRPPAGQPRGPAPLPPPRAQWQPRGAQAPPTPESPMAAPRGAQAPPTPESPMAATRGPGSSHPREPNGSHAGPRLLPPPRAQWQRHAGPRPAHPREPNGSHAGPRPSHPREPNGSATRGPGSSHPREPNGSHAGPRLLPPPRAQWQPRGAAPLPPPRAQWQRHSGPRLLPPLRAQWQPRGAQAPPTPESPMAATRGPGSSHPREPNGSHAGPRLLPPPRAQWQPHGAQAPPTPESPMAATRGRAPPTPESPMAATRGPGSSHH comes from the coding sequence ATGGTTGAAGGACTAGGCGAGCTCAGGGTCCCGGGAGGAGTGGGcgcccgaggaggaggagggggagggggccgcaGAACCTCCGCGGAAGCCCAGCCCGGACGCGAGCGGGGGAAGACGGCCTCCCTGCAGCCGCGGAGGCGCACCGTCCCTTCCCAGCGCCCCGTCCCTTCCCAGCGCCCCGGGAGCGCGTCCAGCCCCGCCGCTCGGGGCGGGACTCAGAGGCCCGGCGTCCCGCGTGGGGCTGGGGTGCGGCCCGTGCCGGACGCCCACGGCCCTGGGTGTCATCTGTCCCCACGAGAGAGTTCCACGAGCCGGCGAGCGCGGGCGCCGCACGCGGTGAGGCTACGGCCGGGACGCGTCGGCTCCCACCAGGCCCGACCGCGCCGAGGCCCGTGCGGCAGCGCGCGCCCTGACACCCCGGCTCCCCGAGGCCCGCAGGGCGACCACAGCCCTGACACCCCGGCTCCCCGAGGCCCGCAGGGCGACCACAGCCCTGACACCCCGGCTCCCCGAGGCCCGCAGGGCGACCACAGCCCTGACACCCCGGCTCCCCGAGGCCCGCAGGGCGACCACAGCCCTGACACCCCGGCTCCCCGAGGCCCGCAGGGTGACCACAGCCGCCCACCGGCCGGGCAGCCACGCGGGCCCgcgcccctcccacccccgagaGCCCAATGGCAGCCACGCggggcccaggctcctcccacccccgAGAGCCCAATGGCAGCGCCACGCggggcccaggctcctcccacccccgAGAGCCCAATGGCAGCCACGCggggcccaggctcctcccacccccgAGAGCCCAATGGCAGCCACGCggggcccaggctcctcccacccccgAGAGCCCAATGGCAGCGCCACGCGgggccgcgccccgcccacccccgagAGCCCAATGGCAGCCACGCGGGCCCgcgcccctcccacccccgagaGCCCAATGGCAGCGCCACGCggggcccaggctcctcccacccccgAGAGCCCAATGGCAGCCACGCggggcccaggctcctcccaccaCCGAGAGCCCAATGGCAGCCACGCGGGGCCGCGCCCCTCCCACCACCGAGAGCCCAATGGCAGCGCCACTCggggcccaggctcctcccaccaCTGAGAGCTCAATGGCAGCCACGCggggcccaggctcctcccacccccgAGAGCCCAATGGCAGCCACGCggggcccaggctcctcccacccccgAGAGCCCAATGGCAGCCACGCggggcccaggctcctcccacccccgAGAGCCCAATGGCAGCCACACggggcccaggctcctcccacccccgAGAGCCCAATGGCAGCCACGCGGGGCCGCGCTCCTCCCACCCCCGAGAGCCCAATGGCAGCCACGCggggcccaggctcctcccaccaCTGA